In Gemmatimonadaceae bacterium, the genomic window GCGGGCGTGGGCGCCGATGCCGGTCCGATGCCCCTCGAACTGCTCGGCGCCTCGCTCGGCACGTGCGTGGCGCTCTACGTCCAGCAGTTCTGCGAGGCCCGGGGGCTGCCCTACGAGGGCATGCGCGTGGAACTCGACCAGGTGGGCGCGCAGAATCCCGGACGCATTGCCCAGTACACGGTGCGGGTGCTCCTCCCGGCGGCGCTGCCGCCGCAGTACGCGGAGATGTTGGAGCGCGTGGCGCGCAGCTGTCCCGCCCACAACACGCTCGTGCATGGCACGGACGTCGTGGTCGAGATCCAGGCGCCGGCCGCCGCCGTGGCGTAACCCTGGCGCAAAGTTCCGGTCAATGCCCGACATCGGCGTGCTGCATCCGCCGACAGTCCGTGGCGTCCGGCGCCCGTACCTTCCTCGAAGCACATCGCATGGGCGTCGGAGCGGCCGCCTCCGGATTGCCGTCGGCGCACATCGCGGCTCACACTGCGGGGGACGTATGGCGAATCGGAAATCGTTGGTCCTGGGCCTGGCGACGGCGCTGCTGATGGCAGGCACGGCCGGCGCCCAGAGGGGCGGGCAGCAACAGCAGCAGCAACAGCAGCGCCTCCAGGAACATCAGATGACGCAGATGCAGGACATGGTGCAGCGCATGACGCAGATGCAGGAGCGCGCGCATCAGATGGCGCAGAACATGCAGCAGAACATGCAGCAGCAGCGGACGCAGCAGACCGACCAGCAACGGCTCATGCTGCAGACCTGCCAGGCCGCCGATCAGGCATCGCAACAGCTGCGCACGCTCGCCGAGCGGGCGCGCGACATGCAGCGGGACCAGAACATGGCCAGCAACGTCGATCAGCAGCGCGACATGGACCAGCTCCGGATCCACCTCCACACCATGGCCGATCAGATGGACGCCACGCTGAAGACCATGGAACAGATGCAGAAACGTATGGGCGCGCCGCCGGCTCCGTAATTCCGCCGGAAGCCGAGCGCTCCGCTCGGCACGCATCGCACGGTGCGTCCATGGGCCGTCGTGGGCAGCATGCCCACGGCGGCCCTCGCGCGTGTAGCGCGTCGATCGGGCGTCGACCGCAAGTGGCAACCTCCCCGACATTTTCCGGTCGCGAGAGGACGCCAACGTACGCGTCGCCACGACAGGATTGATGTGGCATACCCGACTTAAGGAAACGCAAAGACGCCGTACCCTTCCTCGTACATCGCCGGGAACCCGTTGCTCCGGAGAGGGCAACGATGCGCCGCGAGCATGATCTGCCGCGCCAACACCGGAGAAACGAGTGGATGCCCGCCGGCACGGGCCGCGGGCCTCCACGCCAAGAGACGGCGGAGCCGCCGAGGATGGAGGCATTTATGAATGCGATGCGGACGTTGCGAACGGCGGGGCTGATAGCCCTCGCCATGGGGGCCGCGCTGATCGGCAGTTGCAGCGACAGCCCCGCGGGTCCCGACAAGGCGGTGATCGTGGCGAAGGTGTCACTCGCCCGGAGCGTGGACAGCCTTCTCGTGGAAGACTCGCTCCCCCTCGCGGTGACGATCGAGAACGCGAGCGGCGTTCCGCTGGCGCGTAATGCGACATGGACGTCGAGCAATCCCACGTTGGCCACGGTCAGTGCGCAGGGCGTGGTCAGGGCGCTCGACGGCGGCGTGGTCACGATCACCGCCACGGTGGACGGAGTCCAGGCCACCACGCAGCTCTATCTATTGGAACGCGTGACCCAGGTGGCGATGAACCTGAACCAGACGCGCGACACGCTGCGCATCCGCGATACCCTGTGGCTGCAGGTGCAGCTGCGGGATCCGCACGGCGCGGCGTTGCAGCGTCAGGTCACGTGGCGGAGCAGCGATTCCACCGTCGTCCGCGTGGGCGTGAAGGATGCCGGGCCGCCGGCGCTCTCCCGCGGCGCGGCCATCGCGTCGGGCGGCCCGCAGCGGAACACCGCGGTGGGCGGATCGCAGGGCTACGTCCTCGCCATGGGGCCGGGCACGGCCGTCGTGACGGTGACCGCGGAAGGGAAGACCGATAGCCTCACCCTGATGGTGGGTGAACCGGTGGCCACGGTGGAACTCTCGCCCGCCAGCGCCGCGATCGGGCTCGGCGCCCGGCTGCGCCTGCAGGCGCGGCTCCGCGATCGCAATCAGGTGGAGATCCAGAGCCAGATCGCCTGGACGTCCAGCGATTCGACTGTCGCGACCGTCGATTCCACCGGTCTCGTGACCGGCATGCATCTGGGCAACGCCACGATCACGGCGACCAGCGAGGGCAAGAGCGCATCGGCGATGATCGCCGTTGTGGCGCCGGCCGCCGGATTCACGGTCCAGCCGGCGACGGTGGTGCTCATGGCCGGCCGCACGTTGCAGTTGGCGTGGACGGTGACCGACCTCTCCGGCGCGCCGGTGACTCGCGTGC contains:
- a CDS encoding OsmC family protein, whose amino-acid sequence is MARQNGRGPMVITHEGGLKFAAQIRSHRLIVDQPAGVGADAGPMPLELLGASLGTCVALYVQQFCEARGLPYEGMRVELDQVGAQNPGRIAQYTVRVLLPAALPPQYAEMLERVARSCPAHNTLVHGTDVVVEIQAPAAAVA